One Candidatus Neomarinimicrobiota bacterium genomic window, GGCATAGTCGGAGATCGAGAATTTGAACTTATTATCCGATAAATTCGAGCAGCCGAAAGCTGAAATCCCCGAAAGAGTATTCGATGAAAATGACCCTCGGGCGCTCGACCTTTTTAAGCCGTATCAAGGCGAAAAGGTGGAATTCGGACTTGTCGGTGTTCCGTATGACGGCGCCGTTAAGGGCAGGAAGGGAGCTAAAGAAGGTCCCGA contains:
- a CDS encoding arginase family protein — encoded protein: MNLLSDKFEQPKAEIPERVFDENDPRALDLFKPYQGEKVEFGLVGVPYDGAVKGRKGAKEGPDAVRESLRFNSTYDYDHDVDVRDVSVADFGNVVIPEGNVKEVHRAVGE